The stretch of DNA CGTCCCAACAACGAAATAATGCATATTTAACTCACACATCTACTCTAGATAAAGTGATACCAAATGCGAAGGGCAAATTGCAGTTTACCTTCCTCACTATAGCCATTGCATCCGTAGGTTCTTGTGTTGTGTGATCAAAGAAGGAAACCTCCTCCACTGCCATCTATTGTCTATTTGAGTGAGGGAGTATGCCTTGCCACTTCTTGCACAGGAAACAAATGTTAACTTCAAAGTTAAGTTGTAACTCAAATAAATTGTAGTGGCAGCTTTTCACCAATAACTGACTCGATGTCAGAAAAAagagggcgacatggctcaggccgtaagagcagtcgtctggcagtcggagggttgccggttcgatcccccgcccgggctgtgtcgaagtgtccctgagcaagacacctaacacccaaatgctcctgacgagctggtcggcgccttgcatggcagccaatcgccgttggtgtgtgagtgtgtgtatgaacgggtgaacgagaagcatcaattgtaaagcgctttggataaaggcgctatataaatgccaaccatttaccatttagatgtGCAGAAGGTTAGATATTGACATACATTCCTCCAAAGTGCACTATGTATGATCTCAGGTTActaaagtttatcaatataacAAGTGAGTACATTCCTCATTTGGTACACAATATCCACAGAAACTGTGATGTTTGCATGTTTCTGGAAGGAATACTTTACAGGATGACTAATCCCTAAAACAAAGTTGAATGAGACCTAGTGGGTAAAACGTTCTGCCTGAAGATCCTTGATCTAAAAAGTCAATATATaactacccacaatgcatttctgcaaatgccTGTAAGCCTAATTTTCATGTTTAAAGAAacattcctctccccctcccagaaACATCAATAACACCCAATCTGCCCGGCCCGTAGACTGAGCCCGGCGTGTGCCCCAGGCAGGTGGTAAGAGCTGTGGTCTCGGCAAGCTGATAAAACTGGATCCTCACCGCACGAGCAAAACggcctcctccacccccaccctgcaAGCAAACAGTGGCGACAGATAACAGGCTCCAACACAGCACTGCTcaatcggccacgcccagccTGTGTGCACCAGTGTGAAACAGCAGGGGCCTCTGGCCGTAGGCCCCTCTGCTCCATTAGCAGGGCCTCCTGTGCTTCAGTGCTGCTCGCTGATCAACACCCAACGGAGGTAACCATGGCCAGGGCAGCGTTTCCATAAAAGAGTTACTGTGTGAAGCATCGCAGAAGCTGTGGGGAACTCCTCGGGCTTCCCCCATTCAGCACTGAATGCAAAACCTTTGAGGGGCAGGACAAACATCACTTCCAGCGgggcacagactcacacagacacaatggaAACTGCAGTGTGCGGAACACAAGTGACCAAATTAAGGGTTCGGTTCTAAAACCCTGGAGCGCTTTTTTAGACTATGCAATGACATTTTATGAACTGCTTTTGTATGGTGCACCCAGCTAAGGCCTAAAAAGATGTATTATTGCATAGAGAGGAAGGGTTTTAGTCAGCAGGACTCTCTCTACAAGAACAGGGGAAAAAGAACAAGCTGCAAATTAGGATGTTGGGTTCACGTGTAGACACACCTTTTCATACCCTCATAGCAAAAGTTCACTTCTCATTTTGTTCGATAAAGGTTTACCCATTATgaatttaaaacatttgtatgtagaaattctttattttatttttttcagaacattttttgGTATGGCTTTGCTATGTaaataacatgaaaatgaaatgctccAAATACAGCAGTGACCAAAATACCCTGCAGGGACCTGCGACATTAACTGTGAGCCACAGAAAACGCCATGACCGAGGACTGCCATGCAAAGACTCATTTCCTGTCCacagttattttaaataaaaacaacaaaaaaaacaaaaacaagtttaacttatgtttttaaatatcttaacataaatactgtaatatacattttaatttgcagctgcaatattaaaaatgttgtaCATGAATGTCCTTTTAAAAAGCAACATTTGATATGATTAagttatataaaatatgtattacaGTGTCATCTACCTTGTACAACCCCCCCATACTCTggccaccccctccctcccccctcataATTGCATATTGAAATTAGCTGTGATTATCTACATCAAACTACAATAATATAATTAGAAAAGACATGAACCTGCCTTTGAAAAAGAACGAGAAATTCTAATGTTGGCATTAAGGAGTCTCATATAAAAAGTGAAAAGAGCAAGGACTTAATATTCACATCATGGAAGTGTAGGGTATTGGGGGTGAAAAGATTAAGGCCTCATAAAAAGCAGGTGATACTGATGTCATCTTCATGCGCCGTTAGCTCTGGGAGGACCCCTTGGTGGCCGCTTCTCCATGGCTGAGTACCGGTTAAAGCTCCACAGAGCGAGGGAGTCCTAATCCTCTTGGTTCACAATGGTCTACAGCTGCTGGAGGCTGGGTGCCCCGCCGCCCATTTCTCCCAGGAAGCAGAGCCCGTATCATCCTTCCTCCACCGCAAGGCAAGAGGTCTACAGCCGTGCCCTTGCCTGTCCATGCTTTTGCCACCGAcgcccaccccaccaccccacaaTGCAGGTGCTGATGACAGCTCGTTTGCGTGTGAACATGGCAACTGACAAAGAGTGAGGTTTCCTCTGATTGAAACAATATAATCGTAATAACATGGATaatgacaataacaacaacaacaacaatgacatTGAGTGTAACAAGaacattaataacaataatcataacaacagtaagagtaataataataacattattattaaacaGAATACACAGCGTTGGCATGTGCTTCTGGAAGCCCTTTGACGCGACAGCCCCGTCACTGGGAGCGTGGGGTTTCTCCTGATGTCACAGTGCGCTGCAGTGTGATGTGAGCTCACTGCATGCGGTCCGGCTGCAGGGGCTGGGGCGGGTACTGCAGGAAGGCACTGGCCACGCCCGCCCCCGAGGGCAGCGACTGAGGGACCGGGGTGGGCGCGCTGGGGCTGGGGGTGTAGGCGTATCCCAGGAACCCCGGGGAGGCGGAGTATGGGTACTGCTCGAAGGCGGCGGAGGCGTACTGGGCGTAGGCGCTGCTGTAGTCCAGGTAGGGGGCGCTCACCGAGGACATCTGAGAGGGAAGCACCAGGCTGGGCTGCAcaaaggattgtgggtaaatgTACTGCTGGGCCAGtctgcagagagaaaaagagaaacgaAACGTTACATCACCTTTTCTGGAACACACAAAAGGCACAGGATGGAGTGCATCATGACTGCACAGAAAAATTTTACACAAAGAATCTGACAATGCAGATATGTGGTGCAGACTGTGGCTGCTGAAACAACTTGCGACAGGCAGACCTGGCTTTCCAGATAAAACGGGCTACGGTCAAGTTCTCTGGTTGCCAGTTAGgtgtttaaacaaaaaaaaggcagaaGTCAGTTAAGTCAAAGGAATAAACAATAACTTTTTTTCCCTTATTCTTTTTGTTGGAATTTTCCATGgacatttttaatgagaaattAATTTTACCAAGGTAGCGAATATTGTGATGCAAAACCCACGCCTGCAACCAAATACTTTCGCGCAGCAACATTGCTGTTGCTTAGATACAGGAGGTGTAAATCACAACTAATAAGTGCACTAAAAGCACAAGCTCCCATTGAAGGTCCAGGGAAGGCGTTGGGCCTTTTCCACGctgaactcacactcacaagcgCACGTCTCTTCCTACAACACCCCGATGGCCACAATGCGCCTATGTACAAGCACAGCCGCCTCAGCACTCTCACTCCACAGAGGCATTATTAGGAACAGCTCTCTGCTGGGGatggaggggaggtggggttaTTTTTAAACTTCAGTGCAGTCTCTGCCCTCTTGGGTGTACTGTGCTACTCATGGGTGACCGGGGGTGAGCTGGGGCCAGGGGACATGGCATCCCTGTGTGGGGCGtgcaggaaaaaggaaaaaagaaaaacccaacTTGGGTTTAAATCACCCTAAATGGTCACAGATAATGAGCTCATATTTTATCATCCTGCTGCTTTACAGAAGGGACAGCAGTCACCCAGCCAATGTCCTCTGTAATCATACAGTGGGGAAATCTGATATAGGAATAATCTGGCCACAACGATGAACTGTCTAATTCCTAATGTTCCTACCAAAATGGAGTTTTAATAACTTGTTTTCTAGAATGATTAACCTATCAGTTCAGTGGAAACACGAAAAACATAAGATGTAGAATCTAAGACCACATAAACGTAATGTTCCCTCTTTTCAGCATATCAAATAAGCTGGACAACTTTGTAATGAGATCACTGCCAAATCACAGAATTACACAAGTGAAATGGTTCATTCGTTCCGAAAGTTCAAACGCCTGCAGCAGTGACATTTTTGACCATACATTAATAGGCAAAGTAGCAGCATAATTCTCATTCTTTCTTTATAGTTCCTCCCACCATTTTTCCCCCAGTTTGGAATGCCAAATTGTATAAATACAGGTTCATACTGCACTCTCTGTCGCCACTGTGAGAGTGTGGACAAACATGCACTCTCCTCCAAAGCATGTGATGTCACCAGCTGCTTAGtttcacactgcagcccacaagccaggcttgcacagacatgagtcagaggaagacgctTCATGTGCAGCTTGAGGAAGCAGACCATGGGGGCCCCGAACAAGCAGCAGGGGGCACTAGGGATTAATGAGGATTCAGTGTTGCCCTGTGGGGCAACTGGCCGCAGTCAACATCATCTACAGGGCCCAACAGCGACTTCACAGGATGTGCCAGCCAGCAGGCCCTGGCTCTCACTAATAAAAATCAATGCAGGTTGAAATGAGTTCATTCAGAGCAGAATGGACTGAAGCCAGCACTGGCACAGCTTTGATTGCAACTCTGCCTCGCTTTGGCTCTAGTGGTGTTTGTTTACCATATTAAACTCACATTTATGGTAAGCTGCATTGGCTAAAAGCATCGGCCAAATGATTAGGCCTATGTTTGAAATTGTCTGCACTGACTTTAGCAGAAGGGTAATTCTGagaaaaatcaaccagaggtaTGGGAGTTGACCAGaacaattttgctcaaactttgtcaAAACTTCACTCTAgagtggaaattggggtttgtgtccATTATATCTTTGTGTCCATTATATCAGAGCAGGGGAAAAAACCTGGAAATGTGTACTCATTGTGTGGAATGGATAGAATTTTCAGTCTATTTTCTGATTATCAACTCCAATTTctcaaactatttactgcacacacatggttgaagacttaactTAAAGAGGCTTgtgccattcagaaatttgagagaACAAAttcatgtcagagcatgtacatagtGTACAGAAAagttacacaaaaatacaaatatttcaattccacattattttttttcaaaacggCACAAAtatcctcaagtgtccccaaatctctccaaatacaaaacatctgcttatgtttttgtccagacacatgatcagaaaagaaaaccaatgtgtttattcatgattcttctgaactgtatatttttgttcttatattggaacacgATATTTTTGgcgtagagaaatggtatcaaggattgttagaatatgccttttattgtctgagtctgtgaccaGGTCAGGGTTGCAAAACGTTAGCATGGCTTGGCGGAGCATGCTGTTTTATttccctgcattgcaaataagaaacAGTCTGGCATACCAAGTCTTTTGAGTGGTCTGGCATCACTGTTTTGCCTTTTTATTGTCACAgtttttttgcatgaaataaatatgaacgcaacaataatttgagatgtcaacgactcaaccacaagggggagtggatggggttaataCATTagcaccacttggtgtatgCCTGCCAAACAAAGACTAGTAGATATTTTGTCAAGAACAGTTTCTGATCAGTTGATACTGTAATGCATTTGCATGTTCCAATGAGGCTAATATTTTGGAtattctttattgaatatataaaggaCATTTACAAGTTTGAGCAAAACTCCCACACCTCATTTTCATAGAATCACCCAGAAGTACTTAGCTCTGAAGTTCAACTTCAGCATTGCAGCACTATTTGCATGCTAGAAATTCTCATTCCCAATAAGCTGACAGGAGTaagaacagtacagtacaattttggtgtatttggagTGAACATAATTATGCATGTTCCATTTATTTGAATGCCTGCTACTTAATATATAGGCTGCTGCTTGTCAAAAAGCATCTTGGACAGATACTGTTCTTACAAGTGTGCTGCCCTCTATTGTAATAGAGTGGAGTGGTTTGTTCCTGAAAGAAATGGCAGAGACCAAACCTTTACTGCTAGGCAAACCCTCACACCCGCCTTTTCACTGTCAAGTGAGAAGCCAGCACAACACAGCAGTGAAGGCACAGCACACGTGCGCAGTCCACAGGAAGGGGAGAGGACACCCTTTGATGTCCCTCCCCCCTTCAAACAGCAATCAGCACCCCACTGCACTCCAAAGCCATGCTACAGATGGgggaggagtggagggaggtcatcctcacacacacacacacacacacacacacacacacacacacacacacacacacacacgcacacgcacacgcacacgcacacgcacatacacagcagAAATCCACTCCACTGCAAACTCTGACCCCAAGCGGTCACCTTGGGAGACGGGTGGCCTGACACCCCTTTGCCGTAGAGGGGCTCTTGCTCCTTGGGCTCCGTCAGACTGCTTCAACTGGGAGCACATGACATCCAGGGTTGGGGGTTAGCGTTGGGGGTTAGCATAGGGTGTCAGCATACAGTCACCGTCACCATACGGAAAGCAAGCCCATGAACTGAGATGTCTGGACAGGCTCTTTGAGAATTACGTAGCCTGTTCTTTGACATGCACAATTTCAACATAATGGTAATCGTCTACATACACAGGAGCACATGAATGCAAATGAACACACCGAGCCagtatatacatgtatacacacaccttgCTCACACAAATATACCCATGCACACTTAAACAATAGAAGTTAGATTGATTGACGGTAGTATTTAATATGATACAGGcttgaaataatatatttcttAAATGGGACTAGACCAACCAGACACTGAGCCATCTGAAATTCAATTAACTATACATGTGACTGGATATAAATGGACAATGACATGTTAACAGCCATTTTCCTTTCGGCCAATTTATGAAGAAACTATCACTCACCCCAAAATGTGGCATTTTTCCCCActccatattttcttttttgtattttcagatGAATTCTCTTACTGTAAATTTCCTCTGAAATGTGTACATTTCTCTCTTCGCGGTGGAAAAGTACTGCTGACAAGACAGTACTCAGACAAAAGGGAAGCTGAATCAGATCAAAGAGAACGCTGATATCCGCCACAAAAATGTTCAGAAAGTAATGGCTTCAATTATCCCCAAGAGACATCACTTTTGCTTTCTGCCAGCATGCGACAAGAGAGTGGGCAGTATTCCTGTTTTGGGCTGTTATCAGCACCATCTCACCAGAGCAGgagggaaatagagagagaatgaCCATCACTGCCTGAGAGAGACCCTGGTGGTCCCACTGACACTTTCCCATTTTCAGAGCGTTGCATTCATTATTTGTAgcgtcattttatttgtatgagAAAGAAGTTGAGGGTACATGGGGGAAAGAGGATCTCTGCATCTCTCCACTCCAACTCACACATCTGATGTCACTCTTTCACAGACAGGGACAGAAAGAAAAAGTCACAGCCCTTTAACTGacatggcgtgtgtgtgtgtgttggagtggaaGGACATACAGGGGCAATGCACAGAGCCACAGATAGGAGCACTGACTTCCATCCGCGGGGACGTCATGGGAAATTCCTCAGAATGGATAACTAGGGTGTCGGTGAGGTTTCCAGCACTCGCGCAAACTGTATGGGTGCCACTGTGAGATTGGGCCAGTCATAATAATGAAAGgcaggaaacaaaacaaagagagaaaaaaaaacagaagaaaaacaaacaggctcGGGGTAGACGTGCAGAACGGACCCTCAGAAGGAGCCCTGGGGCGGCAAGTGTGTGAATATTTAATGAGACAAACTCGCCTGCCACCTGTGGAAGGTGAGGACGGGAGCAGTTGGCACCGCCGCCCCAATTAGCACAATCCCCAACAATGCCAGTTCAGCAGAGCCAGGCTCATGCCCATCTGCCACACGCCCCCCCCAGCATCTCACCAGGGTGTCGGGTTTCAGCCCGGGGCCTAATCCCCCTCCTGAGAGCAAGCTGCTTTTGTGAAAGGGGAAGCTGGTGAATCCTACATATGCGGCCTGTCCTTGGTTGTGTGCAAAAGACAGGGAGGGCAGAGACAAAGAGGGAGAAGGCAGAGCGGAAaagaaagacagggagagagagagagagagagagagagagacagggagagagagagagcgagagagagagagagagagagagatgacaaCAATGACATAACAATAACACGCTACATTCGCTTGTCAAGCAAACCACTATTTTCTACTtggaaatacaataaaatgtaatgtaaattaaatacaaaaataaaagaaaatgtaatgtgaatttaaaaaaagtcattGTCATTcccattacaagactaaaacacctgcaaaaaaacaactttaTGCAGGAATGGCCTCTTTCCCAAAAACACTTTCAGCAGACTGGCTCCGAGTGACATGCATTCACTTGtagatcattttttaaaaattacaaaGGGAATGGAACTGGAAATACTGACAAGAGAATGCACATGATTCAACAGAAAGTGTGGGTCTGATTGATACTGACAATGCTTTCCAAGAGCAGGCAggccacacaacacaaacaacaggCCCCCTCAAACACTTGTCTGTCAAACATTAGTAAAGCGCTTCAGTGTGGAGATACCTGTTCCCGACCCCGTTCCTGAACCCTCGCAGGACAAGTCTGTACAGTGACAGCATAACCACTCAGTGctgtccccctctcctctgcacAATCCAAGGAACAATAGTGAGGCTGACTTCCTCTTATTGGACACAAGCCCGACCATGAGATAGCGTTTGGGTCTCAACTGCGATGCACCTTTTTCAGAGCAGGTCTGTGGCTGCTCCAAAGCACCGCTGTACACTTTGAATAGTCTGCGTCACACACGACCACTCTGACTGGCCCAGCAATGGGCACTTGGAGGCCCAATGTTTCACACAGAATCAGAGGAAATAGCTCCACACTTGCATGGCAACTAGTGTACTTTCGTGGTTCAATTAAATTAGATTTGTAAAGcgcctttcacagacactggcCACAAAGATGCTCTACGGGAAAATAGAACAGTCTGGTTGGACTGTCTGGCTGTCTTTAATAGCTTCACCAGCAGCTAGTTTTACAAACCAGgacaccccacacacaaactgaaGATAACAAggacaccccacacactgggaCCGTGTTTGTGCAGCAGAGCCATAACCTCACGCTGCCAGGCATAAAGGAACACAGGGAGGAAATGAGATTCTTCTTTCAAGGTGTTTCCTGTTTGACTGAGGGGGGCCTATGTGCATTAGTTTTGTAGTTTGTTAGCACTTTTCCTCATAGCCTCAGTTCAGCAGTCAGTGGCCCTTGGTAAggatacacacaccacatacacaagcacaaagCCAGGCACAGTCCGCACACGCACTGCACCTGCTGCAGGGTTCACTGGCTGCTGAAGGCTGAAGGAGGCCCTGTAGTTTGACTGCTGCTGAAGTTCACACAAACAGGGTtataagcaaaataaaaaacagtgaaTTGAGCCGATACTCAACAGACGtctctgccccacactgctccaagAAACCACAATAGATATAAACATGGCAATACTTCTGCCCTAGCATCTTATCTGTACTCTGAAATATCCCCACCCCTGCCGACTTTCTAGGTCAACTAAGGCATCGCTGTTTTTTACAATACCAAATTTTACTAGAAATTACATCAAATTCATAGaataagttttatttatttatttatgttcagAATTGTAATGGTAATCATAATGGACATTATGAGGACATTTGTTAGGTGTACTTTGCTTTGGCTCTGAGATAGCTTGTCGTGTTTGTCAATAGGATTTACTTCAAGCGTTTAACCAAtgtgaaagcattttttcacaccacgTGAAACTCCTATGGATCCACAGAAGTGCTGGAGAGGCAGTGAGGCAGCGGGGGGGGACAGGCGGCTGACATGGagcagggagagcaggagagcgggagagcggAGGTGCAGGGCCGGCTGTAGTGAGGTGATAACGAGGGCCAAGGAGGTCTCTAGGGGAGTCCCTTTAAACTCATGTCACTGTAGTGCTAATTACCTGTCCATTAGCATGTGAGCCTGCAGCCAGCCGCAATCTGCCTCTCCAGGGCCTGATTAAATACTGGTCTCTACTGGTAGCTTTAATCCACTGACTTGCACTGGGGCTGCAGGCCAACAGCAAAGGGCCATATCAAAGAAGCACTGCAGCCTTTAAGCCCTTAACCGCCGCCACTCTTCTGTGCCCTGGAGTACAGACAGTGCGCATGGACTGCCGTCTCAGATCCTCCAACCTTTTAATGTCCTCCAGAAATGTAATCAAGCCGTCTGCAGAGCActgcaaataaaaacatctgcCAGGGCAATAAACACCCGTAATAGTGCCTGCCTTGGTGGAGTGCCCTTTCAATACACAGAGGGAGGTGGGAGCAGCTCTTTAAGGGGGTCCAGGACCTGGGAGACTCCAAGCACAGACACTTAATGAGAGCTCTCATGCGAAAACACACTGTAAAGACCTCTGTGTGTCAAGCGCCCCAGTGCCAGCAAACCTACCCATACTGCCTCTGGATGAGCGTCGGGTGGACCTGCTGCACCCCCACCGACAAGCCTGGAAGTGAGAGagcagggtgagggttagggtgactcactctcactcttacacacaccatCTCCAAGCAGGCAAACACTAGGTCTGACAGAATGAGCGAAAACATGTCTGAGGAGGAACAGATACAGCCCAATATGTCAAAGGGACACACGCCAacacaatatatataaataaataaataaaactgtttaTCCGAGTACAATGCATGGATAATATGCTCGAAGacttgtgcacatgtgtgtgagcgcatatgtggatgttggggggggggggggtaaacaaGAGGACCAAGTCCCTTTCAACAAATGATGAAAGGAGAACTGTGGACAATAGACAGTAAATTGAATGAGGAAGGGGTTCTATGTTGACATGACTGCTTCTAGAGAGGCTTCATTCCACTTGTTCCACTTACATT from Conger conger chromosome 14, fConCon1.1, whole genome shotgun sequence encodes:
- the LOC133110485 gene encoding RNA-binding protein 38-like; protein product: MLLHQFVNGALEAMHPTIQKDTTFTKIFVGGLPYHTTDASLRKYFEAFGDIEEAVVITDRQTGKSRGYGFVTMTDRGAAERACKDPNPIIDGRKANVNLAYLGAKPRSLQTGLSVGVQQVHPTLIQRQYGLAQQYIYPQSFVQPSLVLPSQMSSVSAPYLDYSSAYAQYASAAFEQYPYSASPGFLGYAYTPSPSAPTPVPQSLPSGAGVASAFLQYPPQPLQPDRMQ